One Salvelinus fontinalis isolate EN_2023a chromosome 27, ASM2944872v1, whole genome shotgun sequence genomic region harbors:
- the LOC129824966 gene encoding zinc finger protein 292-like isoform X3 produces MEEDPLPLVEVYTVALLSYAQASPCLSSQCENVPLVLERLSLSCVELLLSLPEHFPGALWEEFQSSVQSAQSQLQENGITQLSLLSTVAQETGVWTNGTLRTLLSNESPQTEKVHKFLELEGPILLELRVKHLIKENSMERAALLAKACAEYPEFEGKGHFKQMYLVCLCAVSAQEPLMEELSNVDCRDALEMICNLESEGDERGAFSLCSAFLTRQLLQGDTYCAWELTLFWSKLLKRLESSEEAFLDRCRQMSMLSKTVFHILFLIKVIQSEVDKVGLPVCVDMCIRALQLESSDVNTKATICKTISCLLPTDLEVKRACQLTEFLLEPTVDSYYSVETLYNEPDQKLEEENLPVPNSLRCELLLVFKTQWAFDPEFWDWKTLKRHCLTLMGKEASIVSSIDLLNDNESPEATEEEDTAQGEEGFRDVTDCFIDTTHELNEIADKRQKNRETKKLREKGFISARFRNWQAYMQYCVLCDKEFLGHRIVRHAQTHYKNGLYSCPICAETFTSKDTLEPHVASHVKLSCKERLAAIKTNKKLANPKTAAPVIAALKAKTENQLWTKDANGESQEHNGQSLQTEMVQTKVSELKTESSTEENTCPIANCKKGFKYFRNLLVHVKAHGENDEAKRFLEMQSKKVICQYCRRQFVNVTHLNDHLQVHCGVRPYICIQLNCKACFLSNTELLVHREEHVIFKARCMFPRCGKIFNEAYKLYDHESQHYKTFTCKVPNCGKVFHSQSQLDLHQEEHVTKEEEDPATDSDLSHSLDQRMLSDQASFSEEVEASHPPASVAVKHSIHNLLSASQGPVQNDRRYMSNSEPQEKELYPCSESSVIRSTRNAQMHDPNQLRRRPQDPSVAVAYDYMRPKSQPHNPLASYQDTGDLHHALHANVLQGQDQGLLKGGSYGSMNYNSDYRVPVQHQQQHPHMSVNMSAASQTSNYLSTPMPQTLPYASHTLLPLVTHLPATGCRTENSITHCPLPSTPAPQQSPLPSTPAPQQHPLPTALAPPQGQKERHHCALETCDRNYSSYKSVTKHMKAVHPEFYTEWKLAKKEIREQEKVEKARKATPSSVPLIGNHNYVAPLQHQQANVAPVPVHRQNVIQPPQYPNSHHSYASHSAAVQSQAFPNQMDNILDPIVLSQLGNNPNQYAPPSMPWLQTPGNNQIQNCYASQVYPSNIQGMPQMDAVGGGMDVYVIPSRHMMGSNMERPAESLQPTPMDNGLQPVFPSYMDILKDSSLSNQLENAAPSYKPQSQNNPGSKSRGLQKTNMESHFAPAVNLLAKSNSKSQDVTINSGDAKNQMGKKVKRNKRTKWPAIIKDGKFICSRCGRGFTNPKSLGGHLSKRAHCKAFDETELLTADLPSSFLDLLNSEQLLNTQPPPSSLYNPTAPFANDGEQPDDILKQIMDTPSIPNVFEPLAIPQPTFQNACCLYGPGGRLPESTVIQHTGNIQVKNENESYRDGYLPQSCDPGFGSSAFSDPLLFQMLAENNPTVSLHRLPTDHIDHLLRSETLTKMKEVKGTSDSVSNSGGLSNDGLLAAMASLAQNLMTNPMLQITSPDPPPQQSSAATSSELAETQRKSTEQNVKKRLREQILTGDFQRRSSLSQASSTDTNASLSPVSSNPVTNVVQQFGAHQSPQPSTTIDHGIPSVSSAQTNGTASMQSFTHFREASSQHHEATAPTSIVANDVDLGPNLTPVNQQHWMVDIQTALERLDLDKQVCDIAPTHSSTKPNGTYISNDTESFRPNVLIEKDTQMPDGCLKPFACESDNCTYRTMTKCAILKHLTKTHNYTNEMINLIKKDHGKFAPFSCQMCDKTFTRNSNLRAHCQTAHRLTQQEIAQLKMKCQSSNTVGFVNNDDKPSVHSDPPLSGQMVTAPHSITEDVTRQYSLPDVNQNQDGTGNNLFASGERTKQEYHSQQQTSRGMANPRLNDNSLSMGMQPMQRIPMHDQTVTPLMPTSEYQMNAHCSTIPQVPLMTAPDTDQWSNGQNIPVPSMPSHYSQQSGGYLTDRAASMTPASSDPLQVCGPSLETSPKVKQQRGPKPKVEISKKTKEKKSEANNAFSPYRPYRCVHQGCAAAFTIQHNLILHYRAVHQSALSTCEIQNDEPAEKKDIKQERVMDEEPEGEVNQLTEFRCQVSDCSRVFQDVPNLLQHYLQLHKFSLDKAGSLMSNINLGRFSCDQQGCTTSFTAFWKYIGHIEKEHDKAKLSKMESVDGMFQCDVDGCDHAYATKSNLLRHTMKKHHDLYKLQLMSQQKSEDLGKPSSKNSHYQLTKSSDGKENIESNKKITEKGGDKKKTDKTEKNHWTKYGKPSLKTKDEASAMCIKKSTLQYPCMIKGCDSVMKSERSIMKHYMGHGLSERYLEEQRSHFIFCKKYPRRRNPRSARSDDSKSETTSEISDSEDTADTGLEGSEYDEYSKPALRRRGQGGLSDTKPSYDETSETVSDSSVVVKRKRGRPRKSNLEKIVKRKRVSRLTRSNAVYCGENGSDYDSSSTVLTQDEMNDQSETLTSFKPMGFEMSFLKFLEQSNPPKNSIKKTIQLGNATVLCKRSDAYLHYPKGFDTLEFRNPQKLTSLNNVKIVVDKAFSDVAEILLKQLQEMRPTVILEK; encoded by the exons atggaggaggacccACTGCCCTTGGTGGAGGTGTACACAGTGGCTCTGCTGAGCTATGCCCAGGCttccccctgcctctcctcccaATGTGAAAACGTTCCCCTCGTACTTGAAAGGCTCTCACT GAGCTGTGTGGAGCTGCTGCTCTCCCTTCCAGAACACTTCCCAGGTGCCTTGTGGGAAGAGTTCCAATCATCTGTTCAG TCAGCCCAATCCCAGCTGCAGGAGAATGGCATCACacagctgtccctcctgtctaccgTGGCCCAGGAGACTGGTGTGTGGACCAACGGCACCCTGCGCACTCTCCTCTCTAACGAGTCGCCACAAACAGAGAAAG TTCATAAGTTCCTTGAACTGGAAGGACCCATTCTGTTGGAGCTGAGAGTAAAGCACCTTATCAAGGAGAACTCCATGGAGAGGGCTGCACTGCTGGCAAAAGCATGTGCAGAGTATCCTGAGTTTGAAGGAAAAGGGCACTTTAAGCAGATGTATCTTGTCTGCTTGTGTGCCGTTTCAGCACAGGAACCACTAATGGAGGAG CTCTCCAACGTGGATTGCCGCGATGCACTAGAAATGATCTGTAACCTGGAGTCAGAAGGGGATGAGAGGGGAGCCTTCAGCCTATGCTCGGCTTTTCTGACACGACAGCTTCTCCAAGGAGACACTTACTGTGCCTG GGAGCTGACACTGTTTTGGAGCAAACTGCTGAAGCGGTTAGAGTCGTCTGAAGAGGCTTTCCTGGACAGATGTCGTCAGATGTCTATGCTGTCCAAAACAGTATTccacatcctcttcctcatcaaaGTCATTCAATCAGAA GTGGACAAGGTTGGACTGCCAGTGTGCGTTGACATGTGCATACGGGCTCTACAGTTGGAATCAAGTGACGTAAACACCAAGGCCACCATTTGCAAAACCATCTCCTGTTTGCTGCCCACTGATCTGGAGGTAAAGCGCGCCTGCCAGCTGACAGAGTTCCTCCTGGAACCCACAGTGGACTCCTACTACTCCGTGGAGACTCTCTACAACGAACCAGACCAGAAGCTGGAGGAAGAGAATCTTCCTGTGCCCAACTCACTCCGCTGTGAGCTTCTGCTGGTGTTCAAGACCCAGTGGGCTTTTGACCCCGAGTTCTGGGACTGGAAGACACTGAAGCGTCACTGCCTGACCCTTATGGGCAAGGAGGCCTCCATTGTGTCCTCCATTGACCTGCTGAATGACAATGAGAGCCCAGAGGCCACTgaggaggaggacacagcccaGGGTGAGGAAGGATTCAGAGACGTCACAGACTGCTTTATTGACACCACACATGAACTGAATGAAATAGCCGATAAAAGACAGAAAAACCGAGAGACAaagaaactgagagagaaagggttcaTCTCGGCCAGGTTTAGAAACTGGCAGGCATATATGCAGTACTGTGTTCTGTGTGACAAGGAGTTTCTGGGGCACAGGATTGTACGTCATGCTCAGACTCACTACAAAAATGGACTTTATAGCTGCCCGATATGTGCTGAGACCTTCACCTCAAAAGACACATTGGAACCACACGTGGCATCACACGTAAAGCTATCATGCAAGGAAAGACTAGCTGcaattaaaacaaataaaaaattggCTAATCCCAAAACGGCTGCTCCTGTTATAGCAGCTCTGAAAGCTAAGACTGAAAATCAACTTTGGACAAAAGATGCAAATGGCGAATCTCAAGAACACAATGGGCAGTCGCTTCAGACAGAAATGGTTCAGACCAAAGTCTCTGAACTTAAGACAGAAAGCAGCACTGAGGAAAACACATGCCCTATTGCGAACTGCAAAAAGGGATTCAAGTATTTCCGAAATCTTCTTGTCCATGTGAAAGCACATGGAGAAAACGATGAAGCCAAGCGCTTCCTTGAAATGCAGAGCAAAAAGGTGATTTGTCAATATTGTCGTCGCCAGTTTGTTAATGTTACCCACCTTAACGATCATTTGCAAGTGCACTGTGGTGTCAGACCTTACATTTGCATACAGTTGAACTGCAAGGCCTGCTTCCTATCCAACACAGAGCTGCTTGTGCACAGGGAAGAACATGTCATATTTAAAGCCAGATGCATGTTTCCTAGATGTGGAAAGATTTTCAATGAAGCCTATAAGCTTTACGACCATGAGTCGCAGCATTACAAAACGTTCACCTGCAAAGTCCCTAACTGTGGGAAAGTGTTCCATTCTCAGTCACAGTTGGATCTGCACCAGGAGGAACATGTCACAAAAGAGGAGGAAGACCCAGCCACAGACTCCGACCTTTCTCATTCTCTGGACCAGAGGATGCTTTCTGATCAGGCTTCCTTCTCAGAGGAGGTTGAGGCTTCTCATCCACCAGCATCTGTTGCGGTGAAGCACTCGATACACAACCTGCTGAGCGCTTCTCAAGGTCCTGTTCAGAATGATCGACGATACATGAGTAACAGTGAGCCGCAAGAAAAGGAACTTTACCCATGTTCAGAAAGCTCTGTGATTCGGTCGACCAGAAATGCACAAATGCACGACCCAAATCAACTGAGACGTAGACCCCAAGACCCCTCAGTGGCGGTTGCATATGACTATATGAGACCCAAATCACAGCCACATAATCCATTAGCTTCATACCAAGATACTGGGGATTTGCACCATGCCTTACATGCAAATGTGTTACAAGGTCAGGACCAGGGTTTGCTGAAAGGGGGAAGTTATGGATCCATGAACTACAATTCGGACTACAGAGTACCAGTGCAACATCAACAACAGCATCCACACATGTCTGTTAACATGTCAGCAGCAAGCCAGACCTCCAATTACCTGTCAACTCCAATGCCTCAAACTCTCCCATATGCATCTCATACACTTCTTCCACTAGTCACTCATTTGCCAGCCACTGGTTGCAGAACAGAGAATTCAATAACACACTGCCCGTTACCAAGCACTCCTGCCCCACAGCAGAGCCCATTACCAAGCACTCCTGCCCCACAGCAACACCCATTACCAACGGCTCTTGCCCCACCCCAAGGACAGAAAGAAAGACACCACTGTGCTTTGGAGACATGTGATCGCAACTACAGCTCCTACAAAAGTGTTACCAAGCACATGAAAGCAGTTCACCCAGAGTTTTATACAGAATGGAAACTTGCTAAAAAAGAAATCAGGGAACAAGAAAAAGTTGAGAAGGCCAGGAAAGCTACCCCATCGAGtgtgcctctgattgggaaccataactaTGTTGCTCCACTACAACATCAACAGGCTAATGTTGCCCCAGTCCCAGTTCATAGGCAGAATGTCATTCAGCCACCCCAGTACCCAAACTCACACCACTCCTATGCGTCTCATTCAGCTGCTGTCCAAAGCCAGGCTTTTCCCAATCAAATGGACAACATCTTAGATCCAATTGTACTCTCCCAGCTAGGAAACAATCCCAATCAATATGCACCACCTAGTATGCCATGGCTACAAACACCGGGAAACAACCAAATCCAGAATTGTTACGCCTCCCAAGTAtacccttcaaacattcaaggGATGCCACAAATGGATGCTGTCGGTGGAGGAATGGATGTTTATGTTATTCCGTCCCGTCATATGATGGGATCTAATATGGAAAGACCAGCAGAGTCACTCCAACCAACACCTATGGATAATGGTCTCCAGCCTGTTTTCCCGTCTTACATGGACATTCTGAAAGACTCAAGTCTTTCAAATCAACTGGAAAATGCTGCACCTTCCTACAAACCACAGTCTCAAAATAATCCAGGTTCTAAAAGTAGAGGATTGCAGAAAACCAACATGGAATCCCACTTTGCCCCTGCAGTAAACTTGCTAGCAAAAAGCAACAGTAAATCTCAAGATGTCACGATAAACTCTGGAGATGCAAAGAATCAGATGGGCAAAAAAGTCAAGCGTAACAAAAGAACAAAGTGGCCTGCCATTATTAAAGATGGTAAATTCATTTGCTCTAGGTGTGGTAGAGGATTTACAAATCCCAAATCACTTGGAGGCCATTTATCCAAGCGTGCACACTGCAAAGCTTTTGATGAGACTGAACTCCTGACAGCAGACTTGCCTTCATCGTTTCTTGATCTTCTGAATTCAGAGCAACTTCTCAATACTCAGCCCCCGCCATCTTCACTGTATAACCCTACTGCACCATTCGCAAATGATGGCGAACAACCTGATGACATTCTTAAACAAATTATGGACACTCCAAGTATTCCCAATGTGTTTGAGCCCTTAGCAATTCCCCAGCCAACATTCCAAAATGCATGCTGCCTCTACGGACCTGGTGGACGCTTGCCAGAAAGTACAGTTATACAGCACACAGGAAATATCCAAGTGAAGAATGAAAATGAGTCGTATAGAGATGGTTATCTTCCACAGTCATGTGACCCTGGATTTGGAAGCAGTGCATTCTCTGATCCACTTCTCTTTCAGATGCTTGCAGAAAACAACCCCACCGTCTCACTTCACAGACTTCCCACTGACCATATTGATCATTTACTCAGATCAGAAACACTAACGAAGATGAAAGAAGTAAAGGGAACTTCTGATTCTGTCTCCAATTCAGGAGGGCTGTCTAATGATGGACTTCTGGCTGCAATGGCCAGTTTGGCACAAAATCTTATGACAAACCCCATGTTGCAGATCACTTCACCAGACCCTCCGCCTCAACAAAGTTCAGCAGCAACAAGTAGTGAActggcagagacacagaggaagagTACGGAACAGAATGTCAAGAAAAGATTGCGTGAACAGATTTTAACTGGAGACTTCCAAAGAAGAAGCAGTTTATCGCAGGCAAGCAGCACTGACACAAATGCCAGTTTGAGTCCGGTGTCATCCAATCCAGTAACCAATGTTGTACAACAGTTTGGAGCTCATCAAAGTCCTCAGCCTTCCACGACGATTGATCACGGAATCCCCTCTGTGTCCTCTGCCCAAACGAACGGAACCGCATCCATGCAGAGTTTCACTCATTTCAGAGAGGCTTCCTCTCAACACCATGAGGCTACTGCACCTACCAGCATTGTTGCAAATGATGTTGATCTTGGTCCCAATCTAACACCTGTAAACCAACAGCACTGGATGGTGGACATTCAGACTGCATTAGAGAGGCTAGACTTAGACAAACAGGTCTGTGATATTGCTCCAACGCATTCCTCCACGAAACCTAACGGCACATATATTTCCAATGACACTGAGTCATTCAGGCCTAACGTCTTAATAGAGAAGGACACACAGATGCCTGACGGCTGTTTGAAGCCGTTTGCCTGTGAGAGTGACAACTGCACTTACAGGACCATGACAAAATGTGCCATTTTAAAACACCTCACCAAGACTCACAATTACACCAATGAGATGATCAATTTGATTAAGAAAGACCATGGGAAATTTGCTCCGTTCTCTTGTCAAATGTGTGATAAAACTTTTACCCGGAATTCAAACCTTAGGGCACACTGTCAGACAGCTCACAGATTGACACAGCAGGAGATTGCTCAACTAAAAATGAAGTGCCAGTCAAGCAACACGGTTGGATTTGTTAATAACGACGATAAGCCAAGTGTGCATTCAGATCCTCCTTTGTCTGGTCAGATGGTCACAGCTCCCCACTCAATAACAGAGGATGTTACACGTCAATATTCACTCCCGGATGTTAACCAAAATCAGGATGGGACTGGAAACAACTTGTTTGcttcaggagaaaggacaaaGCAAGAATACCACTCACAACAGCAGACTTCTCGAGGCATGGCTAACCCGAGATTGAATGATAACAGTCTCTCCATGGGAATGCAGCCAATGCAAAGGATACCCATGCATGATCAGACAGTGACTCCGTTGATGCCAACGTCTGAATATCAAATGAATGCACACTGCTCAACAATACCCCAAGTCCCCTTAATGACTGCTCCTGATACAGATCAATGGTCAAACGGACAAAACATACCAGTTCCTTCTATGCCTAGTCATtacagtcaacagtctggaggcTATCTGACAGACAGAGCTGCTTCAATGACACCAGCTTCGTCAGATCCCCTTCAGGTTTGTGGTCCCTCGCTAGAAACGTCACCCAAAGTCAAGCAGCAGAGAGGACCAAAGCCTAAAGTTGAAATTTCCAAGAAGACGAAAGAGAAGAAGTCTGAGGCAAATAATGCTTTCAGTCCATACAGGCCATATCGCTGTGTTCATCAAGGATGTGCAGCAGCCTTCACCATTCAGCATAATTTAATCCTCCATTACAGGGCTGTCCATCAGTCTGCTCTGTCCACGTGTGAAATTCAAAATGATGAACCGGCTGAGAAAAAAGACATCAAGCAGGAGAGAGTTATGGATGAGGAACCAGAGGGTGAAGTCAACCAGCTAACGGAATTCCGATGTCAAGTGAGCGACTGCTCGAGAGTATTCCAAGATGTCCCCAACCTGTTACAGCATTACCTCCAGCTTCACAAGTTCAGCCTGGATAAAGCAGGATCTCTAATGTCCAACATCAACCTAGGCAGATTCAGTTGTGATCAGCAAGGGTGCACAACGTCCTTCACTGCTTTCTGGAAGTATATAGGACATATTGAAAAAGAACATGACAAGGCAAAACTATCCAAAATGGAATCTGTGGATGGGATGTTCCAATGTGATGTTGATGGCTGTGACCACGCTTATGCTACAAAGTCAAACCTGCTGAGGCACACCATGAAAAAGCATCATGACCTTTACAAACTCCAACTGATGAGCCAACAGAAAAGTGAAGATCTTGGGAAACCCAGCTCCAAGAATTCCCATTACCAACTGACTAAATCAAGTGATGGGAAAGAAAACATAGAGAGCAACAAAAAGATTACAGAGAAGGGAGGTGACAAAAAGAAAactgacaagacggaaaaaaatCATTGGACTAAATATGGAAAACCTTCCTTGAAAACTAAGGATGAAGCATCTGCGATGTGCATAAAGAAGTCCACCTTGCAATACCCTTGCATGATAAAGGGCTGTGATTCAGTGATGAAGTCCGAACGGAGCATCATGAAGCACTACATGGGGCACGGACTGTCCGAGCGATACTTAGAAGAGCAGAGAAGCCACTTCATATTCTGCAAGAAATACCCCCGACGTAGGAACCCTCGGTCTGCCAGGAGCGATGACTCCAAGTCTGAGACAACCTCCGAGATATCCGACAGTGAGGACACAGCAGACACGGGCCTAGAAGGAAGTGAGTATGATGAGTATTCAAAACCCGCCTTACGGAGAAGGGGGCAGGGCGGACTGTCTGACACCAAACCCTCGTATGATGAAACTTCAGAAACCGTATCTGATAGCTCTGTGGTGGTGAAACGCAAGAGAGGGCGACCACGGAAAAGTAATTTAGAAAAAATTGTCAAACGCAAGAGAGTGTCCAGACTGACTAGGAGTAATGCAGTTTACTGTGGAGAAAATGGATCAGACTACGACTCCTCTAGCACTGTCCTTACCCAGGATGAAATGAATGATCAAAGTGAAACATTGACCTCCTTTAAGCCCATGGGATTCGAGATGTCTTTCTTAAAGTTCTTGgagcagtcaaacccacctaaaAATTCTATAAAGAAGACGATTCAACTAGGGAACGCTACAGTGTTGTGCAAAAGGTCCGATGCATATTTGCATTACCCAAAAGGCTTTGATACCCTTGAGTTCAGGAACCCTCAGAAGCTGACATCTCTTAACAATGTGAAAATTGTAGTAGACAAAGCCTTTTCAGACGTTGCTGAAATTCTGCTAAAGCAGCTCCAGGAAATGCGACCCACAGTGATATTAGAAAAATAG